Proteins from a genomic interval of Acetobacterium woodii DSM 1030:
- the metA gene encoding homoserine O-acetyltransferase MetA encodes MPIKIPNDLPASQILTAENIFVMDASRASHQDIRPLKIAILNLMPTKISTETQLLRLLGNTPLQIEVTLLQTKTHESKNTSSEHLGSFYSYFEDVRNQRFDGLIITGAPIETLAFEDVDYWLELTEIMDWSKTNVFSTLHICWGAQAGLYHHYGIPKYLLPEKAFGVFEHHLEQDYIKLFRGFDDTFYVPHSRHTGIHRELIDCHPNLEVMASSDNAGVYIVMAQDGRQIFVTGHSEYDLETLKNEYDRDVALGKAINVPMNYYPNDDPTQPPVVRWRGHANLLFSNWLNYYVYQETPYELSDDAF; translated from the coding sequence ATGCCGATTAAAATTCCTAACGACCTACCTGCCAGTCAAATATTAACTGCCGAAAATATCTTTGTGATGGATGCCAGCCGGGCTTCGCATCAAGACATTCGGCCACTAAAAATTGCCATTCTCAACCTGATGCCGACCAAAATTTCGACTGAAACCCAACTCCTGCGGTTATTGGGAAATACCCCACTTCAAATTGAGGTGACACTGCTCCAAACCAAAACTCACGAAAGTAAAAACACCTCTTCCGAACATTTGGGTTCTTTTTATTCGTATTTTGAAGATGTCCGCAACCAACGATTTGACGGATTGATCATTACCGGCGCTCCGATTGAAACTCTGGCCTTTGAAGATGTTGATTATTGGCTCGAACTTACCGAAATTATGGACTGGAGTAAAACAAATGTCTTTTCGACACTTCACATCTGTTGGGGTGCTCAAGCGGGACTTTATCATCATTATGGCATCCCCAAATATTTATTGCCGGAAAAAGCCTTTGGTGTTTTTGAACATCATCTGGAACAAGACTACATCAAACTCTTTCGCGGTTTTGATGATACCTTTTATGTCCCCCACTCCCGACATACCGGAATTCATCGCGAACTGATTGACTGCCACCCTAATCTGGAAGTCATGGCTTCATCTGATAATGCTGGCGTTTATATTGTTATGGCTCAAGACGGACGACAAATTTTTGTGACCGGTCATAGTGAATATGACCTGGAAACATTAAAAAATGAATACGACCGCGATGTTGCCCTGGGAAAAGCAATAAATGTTCCGATGAACTATTATCCGAATGATGACCCAACCCAGCCTCCAGTCGTGCGTT
- a CDS encoding O-acetylhomoserine aminocarboxypropyltransferase/cysteine synthase family protein, with the protein MQNTRKFETLQLHGGQNPDPTTHSVAVPIYQTTSYAFDSSEHAERLFGLQEPGNIYTRIMNPTTNVLEERMALLEGGVGALAFASGSAAITTTILNIAGSGDELVAASTLYGGTYNLLSATLPRLGIKTTFVNPDHPEAFKAAINEHTKAIYIESLGNPAINIVDVKAVAKIAHDHGLPLIVDNTFATPYLFKPLDFGADIVVYSATKFIGGHGTTIGGIIVDGGTFDWAASGRFPVFTSPDASYHGITYASDIGAAAFIVKARVQLLRDTGACLSPFNAFLLLQGLETLSLRLDRHLENTQKVVAFLTAHPQVTWVNYPALPDNPYKTLSDEYFKKGPGSIFTFGIKGGIAAARTFINSLTLFTHLANVADAKSLVIHPATTTHQQLSSDDLLAAGVTEDMIRLSIGLEHIDDILADLDQAFTQAL; encoded by the coding sequence ATGCAAAATACGCGAAAATTTGAAACCCTTCAACTTCATGGCGGGCAAAATCCCGACCCCACCACCCATTCCGTTGCTGTTCCCATTTATCAAACAACCTCTTATGCCTTTGATAGCAGTGAACATGCCGAACGGCTTTTTGGTCTACAAGAGCCCGGAAATATCTATACCCGGATCATGAACCCGACTACTAACGTTTTAGAAGAACGAATGGCTTTGTTAGAAGGCGGTGTCGGCGCCTTGGCCTTTGCTTCGGGGTCTGCTGCTATCACCACAACCATTTTAAATATTGCCGGTAGCGGTGATGAACTCGTTGCCGCTTCCACGCTTTATGGTGGAACATATAATCTTTTAAGTGCAACCCTGCCACGCCTGGGGATCAAAACAACATTTGTTAACCCGGATCACCCTGAAGCTTTCAAAGCCGCCATCAATGAGCATACCAAAGCGATTTATATCGAATCCCTCGGTAACCCGGCGATTAATATCGTTGATGTTAAAGCCGTTGCTAAAATTGCCCATGATCATGGTCTTCCCCTAATTGTCGACAATACTTTTGCGACCCCTTATTTATTCAAACCCCTTGATTTCGGGGCTGACATCGTTGTTTATTCGGCTACTAAATTTATTGGTGGTCATGGCACTACCATTGGTGGTATCATTGTTGACGGTGGAACCTTCGATTGGGCGGCCAGTGGTCGTTTTCCGGTGTTCACCAGCCCCGATGCCAGCTACCACGGCATTACTTATGCTTCCGATATCGGCGCAGCGGCCTTTATCGTCAAAGCACGCGTCCAACTCCTGCGGGATACCGGTGCTTGCCTTAGTCCCTTTAATGCCTTCTTGCTGCTTCAAGGTCTGGAAACCTTATCCTTACGTCTGGATCGGCATTTGGAAAATACCCAAAAGGTTGTTGCCTTTTTAACCGCTCACCCCCAAGTAACCTGGGTAAACTATCCGGCCCTCCCGGATAATCCCTATAAAACTTTATCCGATGAATACTTTAAAAAGGGTCCGGGCTCTATTTTCACTTTTGGCATAAAAGGCGGAATTGCCGCTGCCCGAACATTTATCAACAGCTTGACTTTATTTACCCATCTGGCCAACGTCGCTGATGCCAAATCGCTGGTAATTCATCCTGCTACCACCACTCATCAGCAGTTATCCAGCGACGATCTCCTTGCTGCCGGGGTCACTGAAGATATGATCCGTTTATCAATCGGTCTTGAACATATCGACGATATTCTTGCTGATCTGGATCAGGCTTTTACCCAGGCTCTCTAA